From Candidatus Eisenbacteria bacterium, a single genomic window includes:
- a CDS encoding UDP-N-acetylmuramate--L-alanine ligase — protein MSPAKVRRIHFVGIGGTGMCGLAEVCHNLGYSVAGSDLARGEAVERLERLGIRVQIGHRGELVANADLVVVSSAIRRSNPEVREAVRLRKPMLKRGEMLAEIMRLKTGIAVAGTHGKTTTTSLTGHLLASAGLDPTVVVGGRIRAVGSNARLGGGDFLIAEADESDGSFLDLNPTIAVVTNIDREHLDHYRSLPDIQEAFFRFLRRVPFYGVSIVCGDDPNVLEVIRRVPKRCVTYGFGEENQVAALDPRADGYRSRFRVRYLDEGIEEVELALPGRHNVLNALAAYAVAREVGVGIATIRESLATFGGVGRRLEIRSEAGGVLHVDDYGHHPTEIAAVLSTAREIWGRRIVTLFQPHRYSRTRALQQEFGAALAMTDVLLLGEIYAAGERALPGVSSSLILAAIRGQARHPDIHMVSNADDAARVCDGLLEPGDILLTLGAGDVYRWGDRIMSERARRADARAMTGDRAVAPSGAAGSGQSRGEEA, from the coding sequence ATGTCGCCCGCCAAGGTTCGTAGGATCCACTTCGTCGGCATCGGCGGCACCGGCATGTGCGGCCTCGCCGAGGTCTGCCACAACCTCGGCTACAGCGTCGCCGGAAGCGACCTGGCCCGAGGGGAGGCGGTCGAAAGGCTCGAGCGCCTCGGCATCCGGGTGCAGATCGGGCATCGGGGCGAGCTCGTCGCGAATGCCGATCTGGTCGTCGTCTCCTCCGCCATCCGGCGATCGAATCCCGAGGTTCGCGAGGCGGTCCGCCTGCGCAAGCCGATGCTCAAGCGGGGCGAGATGCTCGCCGAGATCATGCGCCTGAAGACCGGAATCGCCGTTGCCGGAACGCACGGCAAGACGACGACAACCTCCCTGACCGGGCATCTCCTCGCCTCCGCCGGCCTCGACCCGACGGTCGTCGTCGGCGGGCGGATCCGGGCCGTGGGTTCCAATGCTCGGCTAGGGGGTGGGGACTTCCTGATCGCCGAGGCCGACGAGAGCGATGGGTCCTTTCTGGACCTGAACCCCACGATCGCGGTGGTAACGAACATCGACCGCGAGCACCTCGATCACTACCGGAGCCTGCCGGACATCCAGGAGGCCTTCTTCCGCTTCCTTCGCCGGGTCCCCTTCTATGGCGTCTCGATTGTCTGCGGCGACGATCCGAACGTGCTTGAAGTGATCAGGCGGGTTCCGAAGCGGTGCGTGACCTACGGATTCGGCGAGGAGAACCAGGTGGCCGCGCTCGATCCGCGGGCGGACGGATACAGGTCGCGCTTCCGCGTCCGGTACCTCGACGAGGGGATCGAGGAGGTCGAGCTCGCCCTCCCCGGCCGCCACAATGTCCTGAACGCCCTGGCGGCCTACGCCGTCGCCCGGGAGGTCGGGGTGGGGATCGCGACGATCCGGGAGAGCTTGGCGACCTTCGGCGGCGTGGGGCGGCGCCTCGAGATCCGATCCGAGGCCGGAGGCGTTCTCCACGTCGACGACTACGGGCACCACCCGACCGAGATCGCGGCCGTCCTCTCCACCGCCCGGGAGATCTGGGGCCGGAGGATCGTCACCCTCTTCCAGCCGCACAGGTATTCGAGGACCAGGGCGCTTCAGCAGGAGTTCGGCGCGGCGCTCGCCATGACCGATGTCCTGCTCCTCGGCGAGATCTACGCGGCGGGCGAGAGAGCCTTGCCGGGGGTCTCCTCCTCCCTTATCCTCGCCGCGATCCGGGGGCAGGCGCGCCACCCCGACATCCACATGGTCTCGAACGCCGACGATGCGGCGCGCGTGTGCGACGGTCTGCTGGAGCCTGGAGATATCCTCTTGACCCTCGGGGCAGGGGATGTCTATCGGTGGGGCGATCGAATCATGAGCGAAAGGGCGCGCCGCGCGGATGCGCGAGCGATGACAGGCGACAGGGCGGTCGCTCCATCGGGGGCGGCGGGATCCGGGCAGTCCCGGGGGGAAGAGGCGTGA